From the Lolium rigidum isolate FL_2022 chromosome 2, APGP_CSIRO_Lrig_0.1, whole genome shotgun sequence genome, one window contains:
- the LOC124690485 gene encoding protein ROLLING AND ERECT LEAF 2-like codes for MGLAWSRQGDASRAAAREHTKRCRERLRLMREAVRLRRQLAASHAGYLKSLALVASTLTRFAVGEPLPVSDHTPPAVLVHRPAVLPSTPPPLLRSIEQQQQQRERQDQDGVVAAEAPVETARRDNQGGEELRTAVRHRSLAEVAAGLEEYFVKVSVAGDAVSSLLEASNASYKGGSTSFLGALCCLSAPLVSHDRIDSMHGGRRHSSTLQQLMAWEKKLYREVKERERLQLRHDKKLTQLRDQEYSRKINVDIQKLKASWDRARAQLDTASQAVDASSSAISELRDTHLARQVLGLCHATRDMWKAIRQHHEAQFLIAQQLRGLSSRTSMDPTTEIHHEATRALEAAMSAWCTALGHVAKHQREYVHALHGWLKLTLAPISGAQQVPPPSPVAAELADFVDRWGKVLDRVHCAEVLKSIKNFAGSTHALYAHQSDELRVARRVRRYSRELDRKSRMLRQVESSYYDSYVPAGFSMWNRGGRHWRDQDRMQVHDARNEVARRKEEIAVCRRMLEDEMRRHAKAIDGTRAAAVTGVQGTLPAVFQAMAAFSASHANALEAVCRHGSNHQ; via the exons ATGGGACTGGCGTGGTCGCGCCAGGGGGACGCCagccgcgcggcggcgcgcgagcaCACGAAGCGGTGCAGGGAGCGGCTCCGGCTCATGCGAGAGGCCGTGCGGCTGCGCCGCCAGCTCGCCGCCTCGCACGCCGGGTACCTCAAGTCGCTCGCCCTCGTGGCCTCCACCCTCACCCGCTTCGCGGTCGGCGAGCCGCTCCCCGTGTCCGACCACACCCCGCCCGCGGTGCTCGTGCACCGCCCCGCCGTGTTgccctccacgccgccgccgctcctccggtCCAtcgagcaacagcagcagcagcgcgaGCGGCAGGATCAGGACGGTGTCGTTGCCGCCGAGGCGCCGGTTGAAACCGCTCGCCGGGATAACCAAGGCGGAGAGGAGCTGCGGACGGCGGTGAGGCACCGGAGCCtcgcggaggtggcggcggggttgGAGGAGTACTTCGTCAAGGTTAGCGTCGCCGGCGACGCGGTGTCAAGCCTGCTCGAGGCCAGCAACGCCTCCTACAAGG GTGGATCCACCAGCTTCTTGGGCGCGCTCTGCTGCCTGTCGGCGCCGTTGGTTTCGCACGACCGCATCGACAGCATGCACGGCGGCCGGCGGCATAGCTCCACCTTGCAGCAGCTCATGGCGTGGGAGAAGAAGCTGTACCGGGAGGTCAAGGAGCGGGAGCGGCTGCAGCTCCGCCACGACAAGAAGCTGACGCAGCTGCGGGATCAGGAGTACAGCAGGAAGATCAACGTGGACATCCAGAAGCTCAAGGCTTCGTGGGACAGGGCGCGCGCGCAGCTGGACACCGCCTCCCAGGCCGTGGACGCGAGCTCCTCCGCCATCTCCGAGCTCCGGGACACCCACCTCGCGCGCCAGGTGCTCGGGCTCTGCCACGCCACGCGCGACATGTGGAAGGCGATACGCCAGCACCACGAGGCGCAGTTCCTGATCGCGCAGCAGCTGCGCGGGCTCAGCAGCCGGACGTCCATGGACCCGACCACGGAGATCCACCACGAGGCCACGCGGGCGCTCGAGGCCGCCATGTCGGCCTGGTGCACGGCCCTGGGCCACGTCGCTAAGCACCAGCGCGAGTACGTCCACGCCCTGCACGGCTGGCTCAAGCTCACGCTAGCGCCGATCAGCGGCGCGCAGCAGGTACCACCCCCCTCCCCCGTCGCCGCGGAgctcgccgacttcgtcgatCGGTGGGGGAAGGTGCTCGACCGCGTGCACTGCGCCGAGGTGCTCAAGTCGATCAAGAACTTCGCCGGCTCCACCCACGCGCTCTACGCGCACCAGAGCGACGAGCTCCGGGTGGCGCGCCGGGTCCGGCGGTACTCCCGCGAGCTCGACCGCAAGTCCCGGATGCTGCGGCAGGTCGAGAGCAGCTACTACGACTCGTACGTGCCGGCGGGGTTCTCCATGTGGAACCGCGGCGGGAGGCACTGGAGGGACCAGGATAGGATGCAGGTGCATGACGCGCGCAACGAGGTGGCGCGCCGCAAGGAGGAGATCGCCGTGTGCCGGAGGATGCTGGAGGACGAGATGAGGAGGCACGCCAAGGCTATCGACGGGACAAGGGCTGCGGCGGTAACCGGCGTGCAAGGGACGCTACCTGCGGTCTTCCAGGCCATGGCTGCGTTCTCGGCGTCGCATGCCAACGCGCT